AATAGGAGCCACGCCGGCAACTCGACGGTGTCGCGTGAGGCGGCCCAGGCCATAATCGCCCCCCATCCGAAGGCGACGCCGAGCATGGCTTGGGGCAAGTGAATCCAGCGCTTCATGAGCGGATAACAGGCGGCGAGCGCGACGGCGATCGGGCTGAGCCAGATCGTGAGAGGATTGAGCCGTAGGACCAGGCCGCCGGCGATGACGAGTAGCACTGCGGCAATGATCAGGGCCTGGCGAACGGACAGCCGCCCGGAGGCGAGGGGACGTGTCAGCGTTCTAGAGACCTGGCGGTCGAAGTTGCGATCGGCGAGATCGTTGAACACGACTCCAAGACTGCGCATGACGAATGCGCCGGCGACAAAAGTCGAGACCAGCGAAACCGGTGGAAGCCCCTGGTTGGCCAGCACGAGGCTCCAGAGGCTGGGCAACAGTAAGAGCCAGGTGCCGGACTGATTGCGAAGCCGGATCAGGTCTGCGGCGGCGGACCAGGTGAACGGTGGGTCGGGCCGATCGGCCGAAGAATGGTTGCTGGTCACCGCAGGGACGATAACGGAGGGCCTGCGTCCTGTCAACGGCGCGAGAGCAGGATCGGTTGTTCGGGCCTTGGGGATTGGGTATAAGGAACTATCGTGCCGTATCATCTTATGGATCAGCAAAGCGGGAGAAGGCGGAAGGCCTTCGGTAAGGCGGCCGTGGCGGCAGTGCTGTGCATCGCGCTGTCGGGGTGCCAGTTCTTCTCTCAACGTAGCGGCCTGTCGACGAACTACAATCTCCCACTGACGGTTCAGCTTCGTCTTGATGCCAGCATCGTCGCGGCCGAAATCCAATATCGCGATGCCTGCGGAAAAACCGTCAGCTTGCCCATCCATCCGCAACTGGAACAAGCCATTGAGAAACGGATGAAGCGAGTTTTTCAGAAGGTCTTGCCGGTCAATGACTTACAGTCGACCTCGGACGGGAGGGTGGATGCCGCGCTGGGCCCTCATCAGATCGATCTCTTCGTGCCACGAAAGAGCAACAAATCCTATCCGGCCACTGCCACATTGGGAGTCGAGTTTTCCTATACTGACCAACAGGGCAATCTCCTGCACAGTAAACGATTGCAGGCTTCTGCCACCGGCGAAGCAGAGGCGAAGGCTGATACCTGCGATGTGACTGGAGTCGGTCCAGCGGTCCAGGAGGCTATTGAGAAGTTGGCCGAGGGCATGGCCGAACAGCTTGGCACCGCGTCGAAGGTACGCGAAGTGGCGCAGCTGAAGAAAAGCGGCAGCGCGCCGGTTGCGACGCCGATCACGCCCATGGAATCCGCTATGCCTCACGCAGCAGGGGCCGCGACCGCACCGTCGGTCTCGGTCGTTCCGGTGGAGCCCCCATCGGCGCCGGTGCCTGCGTCTGCCCCCGTCCCCACTCCGTCTCAGCCGGCGGAGCTGCAGGCCGGACCCACCAAGCTCTCGTTCCGGACGATCCTCCGTGATGAGAGTCGCAACCAGATTCTGGAGCAGGCGGAGCCCTTCACCGTCGAATTTGAGGTGAAGAATGAGGGCACGGTGGCGGCGCAGGCGGTGGAAATCGTGCTGGCCGGGCATCCGGCGATCGTGGGCGAACTGAAACCGACGGTCGTGGTCGGAGTGATCGAGCCTGGTCAGGTTCGCCGGGTTGCGGTCGAAGGCAAGTTGGGTCAGGTGTCGGGGGCAGAGCAAGGCGAATTGATCTGCACGCTGCGGGCTGCCGCAGGGGTCGAACTTCCGGCTCCCAAACGATTCGTGGTGGCTATCAGTCCGGAACGTGCCGACGAGGTGGAAGTCCTATCGGTTGACGTGGATCAATTGCCGAAGACGCCTGGAAAGTTGAAACAGCCCAATGCCGTGGGGATCGCCATCGGTGTCGGCAGTTTTCGTGATCCCGCCATGCCGGCCGTAAAGTTTGCCGCGCGTGACGCGGAGGTCGTGGGCCAGTACTTCCATTCTGTCCTGGGAATTCCCCTGCCGAGGGTCAAGGTCGTCACGGACAGCCACGGTCTGAAAGACGATCTCGCTGAGGTTTTCGAACGGTGGCTTCCGAAGCAGGGCGGGCCGCCGACCATCGCCTATGTCTATGTGTCTGGGCGGGCTGTGGTCGACGCGACCTCCGGGGCGGTGTCGATCATTCCCTACGATGGGTCGCTCGTCTCCACAGGGCGTATGTTTTCCCTCGCCCGTGTGCAGCGGGCACTGGCCCATACCTCGGTCAAGAAAGTCGTCTTGTTCTTGGATCTCTCCCTGGATCCCTCGCCGGGTGCCGACTCATCCAAACCGACCCAGCCGGTCTGGGAAGA
This region of Nitrospiraceae bacterium genomic DNA includes:
- the ubiA gene encoding 4-hydroxybenzoate octaprenyltransferase; translation: MTSNHSSADRPDPPFTWSAAADLIRLRNQSGTWLLLLPSLWSLVLANQGLPPVSLVSTFVAGAFVMRSLGVVFNDLADRNFDRQVSRTLTRPLASGRLSVRQALIIAAVLLVIAGGLVLRLNPLTIWLSPIAVALAACYPLMKRWIHLPQAMLGVAFGWGAIMAWAASRDTVELPAWLLFGATVCWAVAYDTIYALQDRDDDRRVGVKSSALWFGNHVPMAVALCLTGMLGCLVFAGLVSGLGYTYYALLLVSAGIFALQLQKLQRPLTPPEAFAMFYQHIYAGAAILVGLWLGSIAAVG